The DNA sequence ccctttctcgtgccaatttctacggtcctgtgctagcatcatccagactcgacccgagacctttataatgtcatcgacacactattacatacatatacacGTACACACGTACACACGCACACACGTAGGCACATACAACCACTCCATTAGCTTAAGTTTTAAACTAATAGCTTTTAACCTAGCTAGGAGAACAGCACCTCACCTCCttgatttgtaattaaacatgTACACTTTTGTAAAATCAATCATGTACTACTACTACAAATACcctttttgaaacaaataaaaaaaaaacaaatttttacTTGCAGTTTTGGCGTCTAGATTCGCATGGGTTTTTGGGGTTAACTTTATCTTTTAACTTGAGCATGAAGCGGTAACAAATAATACGGTCGTTGACTGTGGGTCGTAGTAGCAAATTCATCATCATTTggtatacaaaatacaaatttaccgacctcctcaacccagtaaacGGGGCAACACGATGCCTcttggttaaactggttgtcagactttcaaacGAGATTACCAGATCATTTATTACTATATTCTTACCTGTAATGGTCGCAAAGAGCAGTAGCACATCCAGGCATGTTGACTCCACCGTTGGGGTAGATATCAACATCACCTCGGGGCTGCTCCATACCAATGTTGCCGATGTTGGTGTGAATAACCTCAGTGTAGACGGCGTCAGAGGCCTGGATAGCTTGGCTGTTCAGCCAACGGGCAGCGGGGTCCATAGCTGGAAGATAAGACCAGATTAGTTGGGACTGCATGAGAAAAGGCCTGTCTGAGACATGCCTACACATTATgcagggtttttttttaaatcatcttgAATTTCGATACCGAATTGCTTGGAtagttttacatatttcaacattatttgGTTCTTTCAAGATGCGATAGCCTAGAGCTAATCTCAAGTTACGAAGCACTGACTTTTCTGAAGATTTGTGccttttagaaataaatatcacagcttccgAATTTCGGAAAGCACTGTTTCCGAAAATATGACCTTGTTTTAACACTAACTATCGCAAGAATTATTCAtcattaaatgatataacgttttactcacgcgtattaatctggatcgcccgactagtttcggacccaacaggagtccttaatcatgagctgatacccgataaatactcgtgagtaaaccgttgcatcctATTATTTGGTTATCCTTACCGGTAATGTATCCAACTTGTCCCAGCAGAGTCCTGCCGACGATACCAGCTTGGTGGGCACCCACACTGTATCCAAGCACGTGGTAGTTGTTCAGGCTGGCGCCAGTTTGGGTGTTGATCCATTGAATGAAACGGCCGACGGTACGTCCTGGAATAAAAGGAGAGAGAAATTAGATATGTTTTCTCCTTTTTGTTCAGGAAAATATGCTTAATTTTGTTATGCCGGCCAgagcccacaatgctccaaaactagaCTTAATCCCtatgtacctaccacctaagttcacattgtggaatgcaataaagggTATTAGTGCAATTATGGGTAAGTATTGGGTATTGAATGCTGGAAATTCAGGCTTGTGCCCAGTAGCTAAGTATAAATAACAGAGAGATAAGATGTGTTTTATCCTTTTTCTTCAGTAAAAAGAAAGGAGagttgtattaaattaaataatttattttacttgtggtcagcgcaacatgtcttcttcttccatacctttccatctgacgtcatctcacaagaaacactctttgcagccatatcgtcttacacaatccatccatcgtttctttggtcgtcctcttcccatATATCCATCCACAGGCATGCTCAACTTTATAAtggataaaataattgtgaatacAAACCAGAGCTGATTCCGTTCAGACCCCAGTGGGCGCCTGCTCCCCAGTCTACGACGATGACGTTCACATCACCAGCCAGTAAGAaagctgaaataaaaaacaatgaaattaatattctattccTGGATCCCAGCAATAGAAGATACAGACACTGGATAAAAGTATTAGTGCCTGGATCACATCCACTGATTGTCGCTATCTGGAAATCtgtaaattgtcattttttgtatgaaaaaaattgtcaattaatttaacgggaacttatttGGCGGTGGTGAAGCAGGGCCTTAGTATGTTTGTGTGCtaatatgttaatataatatattatttttttaacaagacAGCCAGGGAGCCAATCTTGAAGAAATTGTCAGACCTAAGGactattttacgttaaataaaaatagaagtaaGAAAACCAGTTCGTCCAGTCCAAAGGTCTaaggtaataaacaaaaaagtattgaaaccctcctttttgaagtcacTTGACATTTCTTTCAAAAGCCGTGGCTTTTTGAAGTCTATTGAAGTCGATTTCCCTTCGAAAACCTGTTGCCAGTTGTATGAACTTACCAGGAACGAGAACAGAGTTGAATCCACTGAGGATGTCTCCAAGGAAACCGTGGATGAGGATAATGGTCCTCTTGTTCGGGCTGAAGTTACTGGAGGCCAGGGACTGGGCGTTACCCTCGACGATGGGCTGGCTGATCAGGGGGTTCGACCTGTGGAGTAACAGGCAGAGTTAATATAGGTAGACAAAGTTCCATGTGATAATAGTGAATGGATTTGTGAGTTATTTAAAGAGAGTTTTACAATTAGTTTATAGAAGAATGGAAAATTTTGATCGAGAATTTCTACTTTCAccataatacaacaaaaaaaatcatatacttagaatatttttttttaattcttatatttcGAATCCACATTCTCTGCGATGTCTGTcgaaaaaaacagaaatatgttACCCTTTATGttctattcaaaacaatatttcttacTCACTTTAAGTtgtaaaagaaatttaaaatgtaacgattcaaaatcaaaagtcatttattaaaattaggctactaagtagcactttttgaaggtcaggttacattggacagcacccagtctCGCCCAcgcttcaccgcttcctaagtgcttttgctgtgagagaagaaacagagaaacaaactccccagcaatGTCTCTCcgattacaatattattatagaacacAATAACTGAATAAGCAACTAGATGcggtgccaaacaaacaaatattttccgtCACGGTGATTGCCATGTTaactcatcattggcctagccttttcccaactatgttggggtcggctaccagtccaaccggtttcagctaagtaccagtgttttacaaggagcgactgcctatctgacctcctcaacccagttacctgggcaacacgataccccttggttagactggctgtcagactttttcaagcttctgactacctagtggtttcttaggtttacgcgaatgttagacattgaaatgaaactacttttacggattttatcgcggtttaattttagattttagttcccgacgtttcgaaacctttgcaggtatcatggtcacgggcagactgagatggcgttcgtcttgacagaagatgttgctcgttctaccttcatattttaattaattatttgtggtccgacctacgcagtatgagctcactgcgctgcaagacatcaagactaaaatctaaaattaaaccgcgataaaatccgtaaaagtagtttcatttctgactacctgtaacgactgtcaaagatgtaggaataacagccgggacccacaattttacgtgccttccgaaacacggaggaactcgttatgacaaagatggtcacccatctacggacccaccgcgtcaagcatagcttaacctgtgatcgaatcacttatgcggttatagcttagccacgagatTGCCATGTTAACTGAtagttatctatttatttatttaattatcacactaatctaccattacaggttacttaacctaatgcggtagctaggactaaacaaaggtctaagtatttatgtgaactagggtttcaaagattgaattattatgcacatagttgcaggtctagattccagcaactgtttgaatatgtaattttctgttaaaacgatacaaaaaagaaatctacCAACCTAGTGTACAAATGATATTCATTATCAGTATCGGGGTTGTATCTCGCGTTCCTCGCAAGGTCACTGGCCTTGATCCAGCTGTCGACCAGGTGGGGGACTCCATCATCATCACGAATGTAGCCGTAACGAAGACCCTCTGGGTCCAGCTTGGCGATCACGGGGTCAAGGCCCGCGGGCAAAGCTGTGGAGGAAATTGGACGAGTTTGAACCAATGTGTTGAATGCGTTTAAAATTGTCCATCGTACTAGCTTTTTTGATCATTTGTTCtagtatctgggtgtaatttatctataatatggaATATggatgtatttagaaatatataagtatgtttatcagttgtctggttaccatatcACAAGTTCTGCTTGGGTTCAGATAACCGTATGTGAGTTGTCCctggatatattattatattatattttcagaataTTGGGGTCGGGATCTGGtttaaccagattcagctaagtaccagtgttttacagagcgactgcctatctgacctcctcaacccagttatagACAACACGATAATATACCACTAAATTTGGTCTCAATTCGTTCGCTGATTTTTGCttgaaagtgtttttaataTCCATCTTAGCTGACAAACTTtattgcgtttataatattaacaggaaaaaatatctaagtatCCTGTACTATAAAGTATTGCTTtggctattattattttactttaaaataggatttaattatgaaaaaaaaatggaatccCAGTTGTAACTGATTCTATCTATCAATCTATTTCAAAACCTAGTGCATCGATTCTGACAAAACTTTCTTAGGTATAAAATTTACCTATATCACAAAAAATCATCACAATCAGATTGTTAATTAAGGAGATTAGGCCGATAAACAGACGTACAAAAAAGTCGCACGAGTAAGATTAGAAGTTAATAAGATTGCAAACTAAGCACGTTCTTAGATAATCGAAATTGTTTAGGTATTATAAAAGTCGGGGAAAACCAAATATgataacaaatgaaaacatagacttcagaataattaaaatgtgtttcttACTTAACTTGTTGAATTGTTctctattttaaaatgaataaaaataaaaatctaaaatcgcacgtttttaaatgtcactccattaaaattttatcaaaatcggtccagccgtttttgtagttgtaaattgcattgtcatcaggtttgaagctacactgaaaatttcagcctgctagcttatcgggaagtgcctcaaaattgagttgcagaaATCCAACCGGagcgacaaacaagaaaatttattgaataaaaacgtgggaaaatgttttcataatttcatagtcgaaaactatcctatgcattaattctggttataaactatctatgtaccgagtttcgtctaaatccgttcagggGTTTTTGGGTGACAgagtaacaaacacacaaacttttgcgtttataatattatatattattactatcgatgtttaattgatattggtgtaacataaaaaaaaacaattcaattagGTAGGGCCATCTTGGTCTACTCAACcttactgataaaataataataactcaaataaagtttcacacaacgccatctagtctcaaactaagcaaagcttgtattatgagtactagacaactgataaacatacatattttcttcttaatacatacaataaatcttaaattacaacccagacacagaacaaattatagtgatttttataataactaccgtgagactgattcattattaaatgatgtaacggtttactcacgcggccgctgacgtcagttcgactcgcgatcccgccgcgtctgctcatgattaaggactccggttgggtccgaaactagtcgggctaccccgataaatacgcgtgagtaaaccgttacaacatttaacaatgaatcattctcacgacagttactatcaacgTATCACCCTTTAATGAATTCCAAAAGAAAGTACGGTGATTAATTGGTTATTAGTAAGGGTGCCTACCTGACGCAGCAGCGATTGTAGCCAAAATCACCAATCCGAAACGGAACGCCATTTTGCAATGtgacgttttttatttttcacattcaTTTTATAGTAAGGATATAGATTCTTGATAGTTCTTAATctttagataattattatctttaattcatttttaattattgttttgatataatGAAGTTTTGAGTGCGTGTGTCCGTTTGTATTGTTATTAAGAGACCAATACTTTCGTTAAAAGTTTAGATGATGATATTAAACGTagctttaatattatatactagcttttcgcccgcggcttcacccgcgacaaggtcggttatatcgcgtttccaagagaaatcttcaaaagtccgggataaaaactatgctatgttctttctcaaggtcaactctatctctgtacgaaatttcataaaatcagttcagtcgTTTgaacgtgaaagcgtaacagacagacagatagacagacagagttactttcgcatttataagaTTAGTACTAGGgattatgttttgaaataattggCGATTAGCTCGTccctataactgcataagtgaatagAATAGCTTAAGGTACCCGGTcggttcgtagatgggtgaccatctctgtcataacgagttcctccgtgtttcggaagacacgttatagtgggtcccgactgttatacaccgtgatttttttgtcgtctcacaaaagcagcccagttcatgtatccaatgactagaagatattcatgataaaaaaaaggtatttatgagatttgaataaatttaaaatgtaattttcattcaatattttgatgcaattcgtagttttttagaaacacagctctgttgcgagcgcggtccgagccttgtaacaatggtgaggggcgcgggcggcagcgtttttaagagtatattttagatttctcttctttaatttttcttcattcttattatcttagttgacgataaaaaaaataataatcgcgcctaggggtattttacgtcgaaTACAtaaactgggctccttttgtaagacgactaaaaaatcaccgtgtatatgttTGAGATACAGATTCGATTCCAATGCAAGGAGtcaatgtaactttttaaaacttatatgtattttactgaaatatacttttaaaaatgacaaaaacgccgccgcccgctcccctcaccattgtaacaaggctcggaccgcactcgcaacagagctgtgtttctaaaaaactacgaattgcatcataatattgaataaaaattgcattttaaatttattcaaatctcataaatgcctatttttttatcatgaacgtattgtagtcattggatacataaactgggctgcttttgtaagacgactaaaaatcacggtgtataaaatCCTCAAAAAAAATAAGGCCAAAACCACGTTATTTCCAAGCATACCAATAACGTACCTAAGAcccattaataatttaatcaataaacTGATTGCATGTTTatcattaacattattataatctcTCTACGCATGACTCCAACGAATCATAATACACCACAGATTGGTACCTAATGAGGTCTGCATTCAGTCCATtacgtctttttatttttgataatatatttttaaaacatatacGACTAGAGAAATTTAAtgacgaaaataattaaaacgactCACGCACTGAGTAATTTAAGCCTTTCATCgcggaaggtttcacaaacattcaagtcacatgcacaagacccccagactcaggacaagcattcgtggatcacacaaatgcttgtcttacgcggggatcgaacgctCGACAAATCGCTCACAGTAGGGTAAATATCAAGGGATCGTCCTTCTGATGAAGGTGAGGTAATTAAACATCATATATTccgttttttattcaatatttttttaaagtggacTTCTAAGTACTTCacttttaataactaaatagtCTAACTAaaatttcccaactatgttggggtcggcttccagtctaaccggtttcagctaagtaccagtgttttacaaggagcgactgcctatctgacctcctcaacccagttacctgggcaacacgataccccttagttagactggttgtcagactgtctagcttccgactacctgcaacgactgcaaatatgaaatataatgaACTACGTAATATTCGTCCAGTCAGTGACTGAATACACGTTTCATAGGATAATTGACCAAAAATATGTATCAAAGATAAGATAATGGTAGATGCATAacaatattggatacgtatttcttatttatttgcaaattaataactaaaaatgaatataaaaccAATCATGAATGTTAAACcgcaaatctatactaatatataaagctgaagagtttgtttgtttgaacgcgctaacccCAGGAACtgcaggttcaaattgaaaaaatatttttgtgatcatttatcgaggaaggttttaggctataaaccatcacgctgcgactaataggagcgaagatacaatggaaaatgtggaaaaaaacagggtatatataaatcactagctgttgtccgcgacttcgtccccgtgggtagaggatataagttatgatttatacctgccctgttttttcacattttccattgtatcttctctcctattagtcgcagcatgatggtttagcctaaagccttccttcatgaatggtctattcaacacaaaaagaatttttcaatttggaccagtagttcgtgagattagcgcgttcaaacaaacaaacaaactcttcagctttatatattagtatagaagtatagataactatgtcttctaaccacgcggacgaagtcgcgggcaacagctgtaTGTCATAATAGCAAAACTGAGGTTCAGTTATTACCACCGTTTTCTAAATGTCACTGTGCTTTAAGACCgcttttctgaatggcggtgttaaaatTTTCCGTGAGAATAAGTCgaaaaatttgtattttttttggtatcagTTTAAGATAGTTATTCggattaaagtattttggtaACCACTATCAGGTGCTTCAATTAAGTCGGCCCCAGCTTAGCCCTCCGATACCGAGGGTTAAACAATGAATGTGAAATGTTTAAAGGGAGCTAGTAACGTCACTTGTCCGTGAAAAGTGTACTCATAcgtgacgtcatacgagattTCAACTTTTTTCGTTCGATGAAAGACAATCTATcagataatataattgtttaatctATGTGATGGATTTAACTGATTTCCATTATTAGATTTCGTCAAAAAACAGTCACTTGCTAGTagaaagcgtactggtaagtgacgtcacacgagattttaaatcactgtatatATACCCTTCACTTTTTATTTacgagacaaaataaaaaatacgtataaaatatttttgagaaatctgTCAGgaggactaaacagatttatataattagactagctgttgcccgcgacttcgtccccgtgggtagaagatataagttatgatttaggtatacctgcccggtttttttttcacattttccattgtatcttagctcctattagtcgcagtgtgatggtttatagcctaaagccttcctcaattaatgctctattcaatacaaaaagaatttttcaatttggaccagtagttcctgagattagctcgttcaaacaaacaaactcttcagctttatatattagtatagattagtatagaagtatagatttaggGCCCATTTTCAATCATCGGGGAATATATATGGtggtttgacatattttctatacaaaagcatTCACATATTCGTTACATAGAAAATAGTAATTGAAAAATTGATCCTTAGTCATATATCCTATTtagaaagtaaataatattattacttaaatagtCACATACTAATTATTACATACTCTGCCTGCGTTAGGATCGAACCGTAAAGCCAAACTGACTATAgtacgatttttttaatgtttttcttttgggggtaagtttttatttttcctctcGC is a window from the Trichoplusia ni isolate ovarian cell line Hi5 chromosome 3, tn1, whole genome shotgun sequence genome containing:
- the LOC113508893 gene encoding pancreatic lipase-related protein 2-like, producing the protein MAFRFGLVILATIAAASALPAGLDPVIAKLDPEGLRYGYIRDDDGVPHLVDSWIKASDLARNARYNPDTDNEYHLYTRSNPLISQPIVEGNAQSLASSNFSPNKRTIILIHGFLGDILSGFNSVLVPAFLLAGDVNVIVVDWGAGAHWGLNGISSGRTVGRFIQWINTQTGASLNNYHVLGYSVGAHQAGIVGRTLLGQVGYITAMDPAARWLNSQAIQASDAVYTEVIHTNIGNIGMEQPRGDVDIYPNGGVNMPGCATALCDHYRSYFYVGESVATGGFTATQCNNLDEAKAQTCSGPDTIRMGGLLPKTGTKGIYSLSTNASPPFSQG